The Deltaproteobacteria bacterium genome window below encodes:
- a CDS encoding cupin domain-containing protein yields the protein MPKREIEFIDVDTHYEWKPVEGDTLGIKEKILSRDPETKSYTRLLKFPPGIKTAETLVHDFWEEVLIVEGELIDLAKNQTFGAGFYACRPPGMKHGPYHIPRGCTTFEIRFYLEKTR from the coding sequence ATGCCTAAACGAGAAATTGAATTTATCGATGTGGATACTCATTACGAATGGAAACCTGTGGAAGGGGATACATTAGGTATTAAGGAAAAAATCCTTAGCCGAGACCCGGAAACAAAGTCTTACACCCGACTCTTAAAATTCCCTCCCGGGATAAAAACGGCAGAAACGCTGGTTCATGATTTTTGGGAAGAAGTTTTAATCGTCGAAGGGGAGTTAATTGACCTGGCCAAGAACCAAACCTTTGGTGCGGGGTTTTACGCCTGCCGCCCACCTGGAATGAAACACGGTCCTTATCATATCCCCCGGGGATGTACCACTTTTGAAATCCGCTTTTACCTGGAGAAAACGCGGTAG